Proteins from a genomic interval of Bacteroidales bacterium:
- a CDS encoding PQQ-binding-like beta-propeller repeat protein, producing the protein MKFSFVLVIVALLAIEITAQTPHGWRGPTRNGVYPETGLLKTWPSDGPEQLWETLDIGKGYSSPVIVDGRLYITGMNEDGNKEVFSAYTLDGKKVYTVEYGKPWEKSYPETRTTPAIDGDKAYVISGSGEIVCLNIDNGDIVWKVDGGAVFERKTGNWGTSECPLVFDNKVIYTPSGDQTTMVALNAQTGEVVWKTRSLGNTGAYVSPLLVTYNGKKQIIGSTAENLLGVDPETGIIEWTFGDWGSAAMRPGWINIAPNTPLFKDGKVFFCHGYDIGGYMLQLNSDMTNATLSWKTDALDTHHGGYVLVDGIIYGSNWINNNSGNWVAVDWNTGETKSENEWGSGKGKGSIIAADNMLYCYDERRGTVGLVNPDPEKFDVVSEFRITKGEGPHWAHPVINDGVLYMRHGTALMAYKIK; encoded by the coding sequence ATGAAATTCAGCTTTGTACTGGTAATTGTGGCTTTGTTAGCTATAGAAATCACCGCCCAGACTCCGCACGGATGGAGAGGGCCGACGCGTAACGGTGTTTATCCCGAAACCGGGTTACTGAAAACCTGGCCTTCGGACGGGCCGGAACAACTATGGGAAACCCTGGATATCGGCAAAGGTTATTCCAGTCCTGTGATCGTTGACGGTCGCTTGTATATCACCGGGATGAATGAAGATGGAAACAAAGAGGTGTTTTCGGCTTACACACTGGACGGAAAAAAGGTTTATACAGTGGAATACGGCAAACCGTGGGAAAAATCTTATCCTGAAACCCGTACCACTCCGGCGATAGATGGAGATAAGGCTTATGTCATCAGCGGTTCCGGAGAAATTGTCTGCCTGAACATTGACAATGGCGATATTGTCTGGAAAGTAGACGGAGGAGCGGTATTTGAACGAAAAACCGGTAACTGGGGTACGTCCGAATGTCCGTTGGTATTTGATAATAAGGTGATTTACACTCCGTCCGGCGACCAGACCACTATGGTTGCACTAAATGCCCAAACGGGTGAAGTAGTATGGAAAACCCGTTCACTGGGGAATACGGGGGCTTATGTTTCACCTCTTCTTGTTACTTATAATGGTAAAAAACAAATTATAGGGTCCACAGCGGAAAATCTTCTGGGGGTTGACCCCGAAACAGGAATTATAGAATGGACTTTCGGCGATTGGGGAAGTGCTGCCATGAGGCCGGGTTGGATAAATATAGCTCCTAACACGCCTCTTTTTAAGGATGGTAAAGTTTTCTTCTGCCACGGTTATGATATAGGCGGTTATATGCTGCAGTTGAACAGTGATATGACCAATGCTACATTATCATGGAAAACGGACGCCCTGGATACACATCATGGCGGTTATGTATTGGTCGACGGTATTATCTACGGTTCCAACTGGATCAACAATAACTCGGGAAACTGGGTGGCCGTGGACTGGAATACCGGGGAAACGAAATCCGAGAACGAATGGGGTAGTGGAAAGGGCAAAGGCTCGATCATTGCGGCAGACAATATGCTGTATTGCTATGACGAACGTCGCGGAACGGTAGGATTGGTCAATCCGGATCCCGAAAAATTCGACGTCGTCAGCGAATTTCGCATCACCAAAGGCGAAGGTCCGCACTGGGCACACCCGGTGATCAATGACGGGGTACTGTACATGCGTCACGGTACAGCATTAATGGCGTATAAAATTAAATAA